DNA from Fusobacterium sp. IOR10:
AATAATGATTGGCAAGAATAGCTATGAGGGTACACCTAGTAACATACCGAACCTAGAAGTTAAGCTCATAAACGCTGAAAGTACTTGGGGGGCAGCCCTCTGGGAGGATAAGTACTTGCCAATCTTTAATAATATAATGCTTCTTTAGCTCAGTTGGTAGAGCGCACGACTGTTAATCGTGTTGTCGTTGGTTCAAGTCCAACAAGAAGCGCCATATGAATTTAAAGCAATCAAAAGGTTGCTTTTTTTAATTACAAAAAGATACATAAAAAAAAGCTTGACAGATATAGAAATAAGAGGTATAATCTTTTAGTCTTAATTAAACTAGAATCATTAAAAGCTCTATTACCATACAATAAAGTATGGGAGGATTAAAAAATATCCGGTAAGTAAATGGAGGTGTATAAGTTGAGAGTAAATATTCAATTAGAATGTACAGAATGTAAAAGAAGAAATTACAGTACTTCAAAAAACAAAAAGAATACTACAGAAAGATTAGAATTAAATAAGTATTGTAAATGGTGTAACAAAGAAACATTACATAAAGAAACTAAGAAGTAAGATTTAGAAAAAGTTAATAGTTATCAACATGCAGGTCAATGGCTCAATTGGTAGAGCATCGGTCTCCAAAACCGAGGGTTGTGGGTTCGAGTCCCTCTTGACCTGCCATTTTTATTAAATTAAAAAGGTGGGAAAACTATGAAATTGTTAAAAGATGTAGAGATGGAATACTCAAAAGTAGAATGGCCGAAAAAAAAGGCAATAAAACACGCAACTGTGTGGGTTTTAGCTATGAGTGTTTTATTGAGCATATATTTGGGAGTTTTTGATATGGTTGCTTTAAGACTTTTAAAGATACTTGTATCTCTATTCGGAGGACAATAAAATGAAGACAGTTGTAGAAAAAAAGTGGTTTATGATACACACTTATTCAGGATATGAAAAAAAAGTAAAAACTGATTTAGAACAAAAAATAGAAGCGTTATCAATGAATGAAATTGTTACTGATATTTTAGTTCCAGAAGAACAATCAGTTGAACTTAGAAGAGGAAAAAAGAAAGTTATTAGTAGAAAATTATTTCCAGGATACGTGATGTTAAATATGTTTACTACTAGAGAAGAAAGTGAAGAAGGAATTAATTATAAAGTTGATTCAGACGCTTGGTATATAATTAGAAATACTAACGGTGTCACTGGATTTGTAGGTGTTGGTTCAGATCCTATACCTATGGAAGATTATGAAGTAGAAAATATATTTAGAGTTATTGGATATAGTTTGGAAAATAGTGAAAATGAAGATTCAGAATTAGTTGCTGTGGACTTTGGAATAGGAGATTATGTAACTCTTCTAGATGGAGGATTTGCAAATCAAAAAGGAAAAGTAGCAGAAATTAATCTAGAAAATAAAAAAGTTAAAGTAATGGTTGAGATGTTCGGAAGAATGACTCCAGTTGAAGTAAACATTACTGATGTAGAAAAAGAAGATTAGATTTGGTCTAGTCTAGTGGGAGAAAAATCATTAGTACCACAACATTTTGGAGGTGTAATAAAAAAATGGCAAAAGAAATCATTCAAATAATAAAGTTACAATTACCTGCAGGGAAAGCTAATCCTGCACCACCAGTTGGTCCAGCTTTAGGACAACACGGTGTAAATATAATGGAATTTTGTAAAGCATTTAATGCAAAAACTCAAGATAAATCTGGTTGGATAATTCCAGTAGAAATATCAGTTTATAATGATAGATCATTTACATTTATCATGAAAACTCCTCCTGCATCTGATTTATTGAAAAAAGCAGCAGGAATATCTAAAGCTGCTGGAAATTCATTAACAGAAACAGCAGGAACAATAACTAAAGAAAAATTAAAAGAAGTAGCAGAAACTAAAATGCCTGACTTAAACGCTGGGTCAATAGAAGCTGCAATGAAGATAATAGCAGGATCAGCAAGATCTATGGGAATAAAAATAGAAGATTAGTCTTAATCTTTTGAGATATTAAGTGGTAGGATAAAATCCATTGACCACAGAAGGAGGAAAATTAAAAGATGGCAAAACATAGAGGAAAAAAATATATAGAAGCTGCGAAACTAGTAGATAGTACAAAATTATATGATGTAAAAGAAGCATTAGAAACTGTAGTAAAAACAAAAACAGCAAACTTTTTAGAAACTGTAGAAGTTGCATTAAGATTAGGGGTAGATCCTAGACATGCAAATCAACAAATAAGAGGAACTGTTGTTTTACCTCATGGAACTGGTAAAGATGTTAAAATACTAGCAATTACTCAAGGGGAAAATATTGAAAAAGCACTAAACGCTGGTGCAAATTATGCAGGAGCTGAAGAATATATAGAAAAAATCCAACAAGGTTGGTTAGATTTTGATATAGTAATAGCAACTCCAGACATGATGCCTAAATTAGGAAGATTAGGAAGAATTCTAGGAACTAAAGGATTAATGCCTAACCCTAAATCAGGAACAGTAACTCCTAATATAGAAGGAGCAGTTTCAGAATTTAAAAAAGGTAAATTAGCTTTCAGAGTAGATAAATTAGGATCTATTCATGTTCCTATTGGAAAAGTAAACTTTGAAGATGAAAAAATATATGAAAATTTTAAAACTTTCATGGCTGAAATAATCAGATTAAAACCTTCAGATGCTAAAGGTCAATATTTAAAAACAGTAGCAATTTCATTAACTATGGGACCTGGTCTTAAATTAGATCCAGCTTTAGTAGTAAAAGAAATAGGATAAAATCAAAAAACTCTTGAAAAAAAATCTTTGATAGAGTATAATGTTTTGTTGGATAAAAATTTAATATAAATCCAAACTAAAGACAGTGGGTGAAAAGATAGTAAATCCCACCGAGGTTGGAATCAGGTATTCATAGACCTCATTGCAAGATTACAACCTTCGTTCCACTTTAAAATGGCACGAAGGTATTTTTTTTAAAAAAAGAGGAGGTGAAATGAAGTGGCAAATCAAGCAAAAAAAGAAGCAGTAGCATTACTTGTTGAAAAAATAAAAAGAGCACAATCTATAGTTCTTGTTGACTATGAGGGAATAAAAGTTAAAGAAGAAACTCAACTTAGAAAATCTTTAAGAGAATCAGGTGGAGAATATTTAGTAGCTAAAAATAGATTATTTAAAATAGCTCTTAAAGAAGCAGGAGTTGAAGATTCTTTTGATGATGTTTTAGAAGGAACTACTTCATTTGCATTTGGATATGATGACGTTGTAGCTCCGGCTAAAGTTATGCATGAAGTATCTAAAGCAAATGTAAAATCAAAAATATTTAACATCAAAGGTGGATATTTAACTGGGAAAAGAGTTTCTGTAGAAGAAGTTTTGGAACTAGCAACTTTACCATCAAGAGATCAATTATTATCTATGATATTAAATGGAATGTTAGGACCAGTAAGAAAACTTGCTTATGGTGTAGTAGCAATTGCAGATAAAAAAGAAGAATCTGCAGAATAAAAATTAAAATTAATAAAAAATTAGGAGGAAAAATAAAATGGCATTCAATAAAGAACAATTTATAGCTGACTTAGAAGCTATGTCAGTACTAGAATTAAGAGAATTAGTAACTACTCTAGAAGAACACTTTGGAGTAACAGCAGCGGCTCCAGTAGCAGTAGCAGCAGTAGGTGGAGCAGCAGCAGCAGAAGAAAAAACTGAATTTAACGTAGAGTTAGTTTCAGCAGGAGCTAAAAAAATAGCAGTTATCAAAGAAGTTAGAGCAATAACTGGTTTAGGTTTAAAAGATGCAAAAGCATTAGCAGATAACGGTGGAATGATTAAAGAAGCTGTGTCTAAAGAAGAAGCAGAAGAATTAAAAACAAAATTAGAAGCTGCTGGAGCAACAGTAGAAGTTAAATAGTTTAATTTAATACATAAATTTTGTATAAAAAAAAAGAAATAGGCACTCAGAAAGAGTGCCTATTTTAATCATCTTTACAATAAAGTTGTGTTTAATTTTTTAGTAGTTGATACTTAATCCTTTAAAATTAATAATTATTTATTAATTTCAAAAGGTTAGGTATTGACATTAAAAGTTGAAGGAGTGTGAGTAAATGGGGAAACTCGTTGAAAGATTTAATTATGGAAAAATACAAGAAAGAGGTGTGATGCCTCACTTCCTTGAATTCCAATTGAATTCTTATGAAGATTTTATTCAATCAAAAAACAATCCATTATCAAGAGAAGATAAGGGTTTAGAGTCTGCTTTTAGAGAGGTGTTTCCAATAGAGTCTTCTAATGGAGATATTCAATTAGATTATATCTCATATGAATTACATGATGCTGAGCCGCCTTTAAATAATGAATTAGAATGTAAAAAAAGAGGTAAAACATATTCAGCTTCATTAAAAGTAAGATTAAGATTAACAAATAAAAAAAGTGGAAATGAGATACAAGAAAGTTTGGTCTATTTCGGAGAAGTTCCTTTAATGACAAAAAGAGGAACATTTATAATAAACGGAGCTGAAAGAGTAGTTGTATCACAGTTACATAGATCTCCAGGAGTTTCATTTGATAAGGATACAAACTTACAAATAGGAAAAGATTTATTTGTAGGGAAAATTATACCTTATAAAGGAACTTGGTTAGAATTTGAAACTGATAAAAATGATTTTTTAAATGTTAAGATTGATAGAAAGAAAAAAGTATTAGCTACAGTGTTTTTAAAAGCTATTGATTTCTTTAATACAAACGAAGAAATTATGGAAAAGTTTTTAGAAACTAAAGAATTAGATTTAACAACTTATTATGAAGAATATAAAGATAAACAAGAATTAGTAGATGCTTTAAAATTAGAAATTGAAGGAAGTTTCTTAAAAGAAGATATTTTAAATGAAGAAGATGGAGAATTCATTGGAGAAGCTCAATCTATTGTAGATGAAGAACTTATAATGAATTTAATAGAAAACAAAGTTTTAAGTATTACAATCTATAAAGTAACTCCAAGAGAAAAAGTTTTAGCAAATAGTTTATTAAATGATGCTACAACATCTAAAGAAGAAGCAGTAACAGAAGTGTTTAAGAAATTAAGACCAGGTGATTTAGTAACTGTAGATTCTGCTAAATCATTAATAAGACAAATGTTCTTCAATCCACAAAGATATGACTTAGAACCTGTTGGAAGATATAAATTAAACAAGAGATTAGGTTTAAAAGTAGATGAAGAAGAAGTATTGTTAACAAAAGAAGATATTACTAGAACTGTTGAAATTATAATGGACTTATTCAATGGAGAAGGGCATACAGATGATATTGATAATTTATGTAATAGAAGAATAAGAGGTGTTGGAGAACTTCTATTAATGCAAATTAGAACAGGATTAACAAAAATGTCTAAAATGGTTAAAGAAAAAATGACAATACAAGACGCTGAGACTTTATCATCTCAATCTTTATTGAATACAAGACCTTTAAATGCATTAATTTTAGACTTCTTTGGATCAGGTCAACTATCTCAATTTATGGATCAGTCTAATCCATTGGCAGAATTAACTCACAAAAGAAGAATATCAGCATTGGGACCTGGAGGTCTTTCGAGAGAAAGAGCAGGGTTTGAAGTAAGAGACGTACATGATTCACATTATGGTAGAGTTTGTCCAATAGAAACTCCAGAAGGACCAAACATTGGATTAATCGGTTCTCTTGCTATATATGCAAAAGTAAATAGTTACGGATTTATAGAAACTCCATTTGTAAAAATAGAAAATGGTGTTGCTCAATTTGATAAAGTAGTTTATTTAGCAGCAGATGAAGAAGATGGTCTATTTATTGCACAAGCAGATACAAAAATATCTGAAGATGGTGTTTTAGAAGGAGAAGTTACTTGTAGATTTGGACATGAAATAGTTCAAGTTCCAGGTCAAAAAGCAGATTACTTGGATGTTTCTCCTAAACAAGTTGTATCAGTTTCAGCAGGATTAATACCTTTCTTAGAACATGATGATGCCAATCGTGCGTTAATGGGATCAAACATGCAAAGACAAGCAGTTCCATTACTTAGAACAGAAGCTCCATATGTAGGAACAGGGTTGGAAAGAAAAGTAGCAGTGGATTCAGGAGCAGTAGTAACAAGTGATGTTGAAGGAACTGTTTCTTATGTAGATGCAAACTTAATAAAGATCATGTCAGTAGATGGCATAGAATATTCATATAAATTATTAAACCATGAAAGATCAAACCAAGCAATGTGTTTACATCAAAAACCTATTGTTGATTTAGGTGAAAAAGTGGTAACTGGAACAGTAATTGCTGATGGACCAGCAACTAAAGGCGGAGATTTAGCGTTAGGTAGAAATATTCTAATGGCATTTATGCCTTGGGAAGGTTATAACTACGAAGATGCGATTTTAATTTCAGAAAGATTAAGAAAAGATGATGTGTTTACATCAATCCATATAGAAGAATATGAAATAGAAGCAAGAAATACAAAATTAGGTGACGAAGAAATAACAAGAGAAATTCCAAATGTTTCAGAAGAAGCTTTAAGAAACTTAGATGCAAATGGAGTAATTGTTGTTGGAGCGGAAGTTAAAGCTGGGGATATATTAGTTGGAAAAACAGCTCCTAAGGGAGAAACTGAACCACCAGCAGAAGAAAAGTTATTAAGAGCTATTTTTGGAGAAAAAGCTAGAGATGTTAGAGATACTTCTCTAAAAATGCCACATGGATCAAAAGGAACAGTTGTTGAAGTTTTAGAATTATCTAGAGCAAATGGAGATGATTTAAAAGCTGGTGTAAATAAAGTTATAAGAGTTTTTGTAGCTGAAAAAAGAAAAATAACTGTTGGAGATAAAATGTCTGGTCGTCATGGGAATAAAGGGGTTGTATCTAGAGTTTTACCAGCAGAAGATATGCCATTTTTAGCAGACGGTACTCATTTAGATGTAGTGTTAAATCCATTAGGGGTTCCATCTCGTATGAATATTGGACAAGTACTAGAAGTACATTTGGGACTAGCATTACAAAAAATTCCAGAAAAAGATAAAAGATATGTAGCGACACCAGTTTTTGATGGTGCTACAGAAATGGAAATAAAAGATCGTTTAGAAAGTTCAGGATATTCTAGAAGTGGTAAAGTAACACTTTATGATGGAAGGAATGGAGAAGCATTTGACAACAAAGTAACAGTTGGAATAATGTATATGTTAAAATTGCATCATTTAGTAGAAGATAAAATGCATGCAAGAGCAATAGGACCATACTCTTTAGTTACTCAACAACCACTTGGAGGAAAAGCTCAATTTGGTGGTCAAAGACTAGGAGAAATGGAAGTATGGGCTTTAGAAGCCTATGGAGCTTCTAATATATTACAAGAAATGCTTACAGTTAAATCAGACGATATTAATGGAAGAACAAAAACTTATGAAGCTATAGTAAAAGGTGAAGATATGCCTGAGGCAGGTTTACCAGAATCATTTAAAGTTTTGTTAAAAGAATTTAGAGCTATAGCACTTGATATAGAGTTATTTGATAAAGAAGGAAATATTATAAATGTTGACGAAGATCATAATAAAGAAGAAACAATAACAGAGTTTTCTTTAGGTTCTATGGAAGAAAAAGAACAGTCGTCAGAAAAATAAGATAATTTATCAATTATAATTTAGATAATAATATAAAGTGTAAGAACTTTATCTCGATTAAGGAGGCATTATATTTAATATGGGAATAAAAAGTTTTGAAAAAATAAGAATAAAACTTGCTTCGCCTGAAAAGATTTATGAATGGTCTCATGGGGAAATAATGAAACCAGAGACAATAAATTATAGAACACTGAATCCAGAGATGGATGGTTTATTTTGTGAGAGAATATTTGGACCAAGTAAAGATTGGGAATGTGCTTGCGGAAAATATAAAAGAATGAGATATAAAGGTCTTGTTTGTGAAAAGTGTGGTGTAGAAGTAACTAAATCAAAAGTTAGAAGAGAAAGAATGGGGCATATAGCATTAGCTGCCCCAGTATCTCATATTTGGTATTCAAAAGGAACTCCTAATAAAATGGCATTAGTATTGGGAATTTCACCTAAAGAATTGGAATCAGTTCTTTATTTTGCTAGATATGTTGTTATAAAAAGTTCTGAAGAATCTTTACCTGTAGGGAAGATTTTAAATGAAAAAGAATACAAATTATTTAAACAAATGTACAAAAATGCCTTTGAAGCTAAAATGGGTGCAGAAGCTATTTTAAGATTACTAGAGGACTTAGACTTAGTTGCTATTAAAGAAAGTTTAGAAAAAGATTTAGACGAAGTAACTTCTAGTCAAAAAAGAAAAAAAGTAGCAAAGAGATTAAAAATTGTTAGAGATTTTTTAGAATCAGGGAATCAACCTGCTTGGATGATATTAAAAAATGTACCAGTTATACCTGCTGACTTAAGACCTATGGTTCAGTTAGATGGTGGAAGATTTGCAACTTCAGATCTTAATGATTTATATAGAAGAGTTATAAATAGAAATAATAGACTTAAAAAATTATTAGAAATTAAAGCTCCAGAGATAGTTGTAAAAAATGAAAAAAGAATGCTTCAAGAAGCAGTGGATGCTCTAATTGATAATGGTAGAAGAGGAAAACCTGTTGTTGCTCAAAATAACAGAGAATTAAAATCATTGTCAGATATGCTTAAAGGGAAACAAGGAAGATTTAGACAAAATTTACTAGGGAAAAGGGTTGATTATTCTGCAAGATCAGTAATCGTTGTAGGACCATCTTTAAAAATGGATCAATGTGGAATTCCTAAAAAAATGGCGTTAGAATTATATAAGCCTTTTATTATGAGAGAGTTAGTTAAAAGAGAACTAGCGACTAACATAAAAACAGCTAAGAAATTAGTTGAAGAAGCAGATGATAAAGTTTGGGACGTTATTGAAGATGTAATAAAAGGACATCCAGTTTTATTAAATAGAGCCCCAACTTTACATAGATTATCAATTCAAGCTTTCGAACCAGTGTTAATAGAAGGAAAAGCTATAAGATTACATCCATTAGTATGTTCAGCCTTTAATGCAGATTTCGATGGAGACCAAATGGCAGTACATTTAGTGCTATCTCCAGAAGCTATAATGGAAGCTAAACTATTAATGTTAGCTCCAAATAATATAATTGCTCCTTCAAATGGTCAACCAATAGCAGTTCCAGGTCAAGATATGGTTATGGGATGTTATTACATGACTAAAGATAGACCAGGATGTAAAGGGGAAGGAAAACAATTTTCAAATAAAGCTCAAGTATTGACAGCTTATGAAAATGGTGTAATAGAAACACATTCAATTATAAAAGTTAGAATAAATGGAGAGTTAGTAACAACAACTCCAGGAAGAGTTCTGTTTGGAGAAATATTACCAGAAGAAATAAGAGATTATACTTTAACTTATGGAAAAGGACCTTTAAAAAAATTAATTGCAGACTTATATGATGGATTTGGATTTACAGTAACAGCTGAAATAATAAATAAAGTTAAAAACTTTGGATATCATTATTCTACATTTGCTGGTGTTTCTGTAGGAATAGAAGATTTAGAAATTCCTGAATCAAAAAAAGCAATTTTAGAAGAAGCAGATAAAGAAGTTACAAGTATAGAAGAAGAATACAAAGCTGGAAAAATCATAAACGAAGAAAGATATAGAAAAACAATATCTGTATGGGCAAAAGCTACTCAAGATGTTACAGATGCAATGATGAATGGTCTAGATGAATTCAACCCAGTTTATATGATGGCAACTTCAGGAGCCAGAGGATCTGTTCAACAAATGAGACAACTAGCAGCAATGAGAGGAAACATGGCCGATACAAGAGGAAGAATAATAGAAGTACCTATTAAAGCTAACTTCCGTGAAGGGTTAACTGTATTAGAATTTTTCATGTCATCTCATGGAGCTAGAAAAGGATTAGCTGATACAGCTTTAAGAACAGCCGATTCAGGATACTTAACAAGAAGATTAGTTGATATTTCTCATGAAGTAATAGTAAACGCAGAAGATTGTGGAACTCATGAAGGAATTGAAGTTTCAGACTTGATTTCTGAAGGAAAAGTTATAGAAACATTAGCAGAAAGAATAAATGGAAGAGTTTTAGCAGAAGATTTAATTGTTGATAAAGAAGTAATAGCCACAAGAAACACTTTAATAAATAAAGAATTAATTGCTAAGATTCAAGAGTTAGAAATAAAAAAAATAAAAATAAGATCACCACTAACTTGCTCATTGGAAAAGGGTGTTTGTAAAAAATGTTATGGTATGGATTTATCAAATCATCAAGAGGTCCTAGAAGGGGAAGCAGTTGGAGTTATTGCTGCTCAGTCAATAGGAGAACCTGGAACACAACTTACAATGAGAACTTTCCATACAGGTGGGGTAGCTATGGCAACTGCTTCAGCAACAACTAAAAGAGCTGATAACAGTGGTATTGCTAAATTCAAAGATATGAAGGTATTGATTAATGAAACTGGAGAAGAAATTGTTGTAAGTCAATCAGCAAAAGTTTCTATAGAAAATAATGATCATGAAATTCCTTCTGGTTCTGTATTGAAAGTAAAAGATGGAAGCAAAATAAATAAGGGAGATGTATTGGCAAACGTCAATCCATATCATATTCCTATTATTTGTGACCAAGATGGTGTAGTTGCTTTTAAAGAGATTACTATAAAAGAAAACTATGATGAAAAATATGGAGTTACAGAATACTTAGCAGTAAAACCTGTAGAGTCAGGAGATAGTAACCCAAGATTAGTAATATTAGATGAAAACAAAGAAGTAAAAGCAAGTTGTCCAATTCCATTTGGGGCTTATATGATGGTTCACGAAGGGGAAAAAGTAACAACAGGACAAGTTATTGCTAAGCTTATAAAAGAAGGGGAAGGAACTAAAGATATCACTGGTGGTCTTCCAAGAGTACAAGAATTATTTGAAGCAAGAAATCCTAAGGGAAAAGCACTGTTAACAGAAATAGATGGTAAAGTAGAAATAACTAATAAAAAGAAAAAAGGAATGAGAATTTTAATAGTTAGAGATGTTAATGATGTAGAAACATTTAAAGAATACTTAGTTTCTGTAGGGGATCACTTAGTTGTAACAGATGGTATGCTAGTAAAATCTGGAGATAAAATAACAGATGGTGCTATTTCTCCTTATGATGTATTGAACATAAAGGGTCTTGTAGCAGCAGAACAATTTATACTAGAATCAGTTCAACAAGTATATAGAGATCAAGGTGTTACAGTAAATGATAAACATATAGAAATTATAGTAAAACAAATGTTTAAAAAAGTAAAAATTATTAATTCTGGATCTTCATTATTATTAGAAGATGAAGTAGTTGAAAAGAGAATAGTAGACTTAGAAAATGAAGAATTAAAAGCAAAAAATAAAAAATTAATTCAGTATGAACCAGTTATACAAGGTATAACTAAAGCTGCAGTTAATACAGAAAGTTTCATTTCAGCAGCATCATTCCAAGAGACAACGAAAGTTCTTTCTAATGCCGCTATAGAAGGAAAAGAAGATTATCTTGAAGGATTAAAAGAAAATGTAATTATTGGGAAAAAGATTCCAGCAGGAACTGGTTATATAAAATATAAACATATAATCCCAAAAGAAGTTAAAGAAGAACAATAAAAAAATAGGCGACTCTTGTCGCCTATTTTGATATAATCTTAAAAATAAAGAGGTTACTATATGAGAAGTATGACAGGTTATTCTAAAATTTCATATCAAAATTATAACTTTAATATTGGTATGGAAATAAAAAGTGTTAATAACAAAAATTTGAATTTGAAAATTAAAATTCCAAATACTTTAAATTTTTTAGAAAATAAAATAAGAGCAACAGTAGCTTCAAGAATATCAAGAGGAAGCGTAGATTTAAGAATAACTTTTGAGGATAGAAGAGATTTTGAAAACTTGTATGAATATGATCAGAAAATGTGTGAAGCATATTTAAATATTTTAAATAAAATGGAACAAGATTTGAATGAAAAATTTTCTAACAAAATAGACTATTTAGTTAATAACTTTAATGTTATTAAAAAGAAAGAACAAAACTCAAATGATTATGAAGAAATAATCGAAACTCAGCTGCAAAATCTTTTGAATTCTTTTATTTCATTTAAAGAGGATGAAGGAAATAGATTAAGAGAATATTTTAAAGAAAGAATTATTTTTATTGAAAAAAGACTAGAAAAAATAAAATTACATAAAGAAGAGATTGTTGAGATATATAAAGAGAAACTTTTAAAAAGACTAGATAGAATAAAGGGAGAAATTGAATTTTCAGAGGAAGACATATTAAAAGAAATTTTATTGTTTACAGACAAAAGTGATATCTCAGAAGAGGTTTCTAGATTAGACAGTCATTTGAAACAACTTCATATTGAACTTGATTCTGACAGTGAAGTAATTGGGAAAAAAATCGATTTTATACTTCAGGAAATGTTTAGAGAACTTAATACAACAGGAGTGAAGTCAAACTCATACGAAATATCAAAGCTTGTGGTAGAATGCAAATCAGAAATAGAAAAAATAAGAGAACAAGCTATGAATATAGAGTAATTAAATTATTAAGGAGACATTAAAATGAAAAAGGGAAATTTGTTTATAGTTTCTGGGCCGAGTGGTGCTGGGAAATCTACAATATGTAGACTCGTTAGAAAAATGTTAAATATAAATTTAGCAACATCAGCAACAACAAGAAAGCCAAGAAAAGGTGAGATTAACGGGGCTGATTATTACTTTTTATCAGTAAAAGAATTTGAAGAGAAATTAAAAAATGGAGATTTTTTAGAATATGCAAAAGTTCATGAAAATTATTATGGAACTTTAAAATCTGAAGTAGAAAATAGATTGTTAAATGGAGAAAATGTTATACTAGAAATAGATGTACAAGGTGGTTTACAAGTTAAAGAAGTTTACAAAGATTCAAATATGATATTCTTTAAAACACCGACTTTAGAAGATTTAGAAAAAAGATTAAGGGGTAGAAAAACAGATGATGAGGAAACTATCCAATTGAGATTGAAAAATTCTTTAAAGGAATTAGAATTTGAAAGCAAATATGATATTTCTATAGTGAATTATACAGTTGAAAAATCTTGTGAAGAATTGATTAATATAATAAAGAGTAAAAATTAGGAGGAAAAATGAAAACAGAAGTAGTTTATGATCAACTTTTAAACAAAATTGAAAACAAGTATGTTTTAACAATAGTTGCAGGAAAAAGAATGAGAGATTTAAATAAGGGAAATCCAGCATTAGTAAAAACTAGTAAAAAAGCTAATTTAATGACAAAAGTATTTAAAGAAATTTTAGAAGATAGAATAACTTTTGGTTATGAAGAAAATCCAACAGAAGATTAGAAAAGGAATAGTTTTTTTATTACTAGTAATTTTATCTGGATGTGGAAATTCAGTAAAAAAAATAAGTGAAGAAAAGTTTTTATTTGGAACATATATTAACATTATAATCTATTCTAATAATGAAACTAAAGCTAAGAAATCAATAGAATTAGCCTTTGAAAAAATAAAAGAAATAGATGAAAAATATAATAGTAAAAATAGTAAGTCAGTAATATATAAAATAAATAATGAAAAAAATAAAGAAATAGAGATAGATTCAGAATTGAAAAATATTTTAAA
Protein-coding regions in this window:
- the rpoB gene encoding DNA-directed RNA polymerase subunit beta; amino-acid sequence: MGKLVERFNYGKIQERGVMPHFLEFQLNSYEDFIQSKNNPLSREDKGLESAFREVFPIESSNGDIQLDYISYELHDAEPPLNNELECKKRGKTYSASLKVRLRLTNKKSGNEIQESLVYFGEVPLMTKRGTFIINGAERVVVSQLHRSPGVSFDKDTNLQIGKDLFVGKIIPYKGTWLEFETDKNDFLNVKIDRKKKVLATVFLKAIDFFNTNEEIMEKFLETKELDLTTYYEEYKDKQELVDALKLEIEGSFLKEDILNEEDGEFIGEAQSIVDEELIMNLIENKVLSITIYKVTPREKVLANSLLNDATTSKEEAVTEVFKKLRPGDLVTVDSAKSLIRQMFFNPQRYDLEPVGRYKLNKRLGLKVDEEEVLLTKEDITRTVEIIMDLFNGEGHTDDIDNLCNRRIRGVGELLLMQIRTGLTKMSKMVKEKMTIQDAETLSSQSLLNTRPLNALILDFFGSGQLSQFMDQSNPLAELTHKRRISALGPGGLSRERAGFEVRDVHDSHYGRVCPIETPEGPNIGLIGSLAIYAKVNSYGFIETPFVKIENGVAQFDKVVYLAADEEDGLFIAQADTKISEDGVLEGEVTCRFGHEIVQVPGQKADYLDVSPKQVVSVSAGLIPFLEHDDANRALMGSNMQRQAVPLLRTEAPYVGTGLERKVAVDSGAVVTSDVEGTVSYVDANLIKIMSVDGIEYSYKLLNHERSNQAMCLHQKPIVDLGEKVVTGTVIADGPATKGGDLALGRNILMAFMPWEGYNYEDAILISERLRKDDVFTSIHIEEYEIEARNTKLGDEEITREIPNVSEEALRNLDANGVIVVGAEVKAGDILVGKTAPKGETEPPAEEKLLRAIFGEKARDVRDTSLKMPHGSKGTVVEVLELSRANGDDLKAGVNKVIRVFVAEKRKITVGDKMSGRHGNKGVVSRVLPAEDMPFLADGTHLDVVLNPLGVPSRMNIGQVLEVHLGLALQKIPEKDKRYVATPVFDGATEMEIKDRLESSGYSRSGKVTLYDGRNGEAFDNKVTVGIMYMLKLHHLVEDKMHARAIGPYSLVTQQPLGGKAQFGGQRLGEMEVWALEAYGASNILQEMLTVKSDDINGRTKTYEAIVKGEDMPEAGLPESFKVLLKEFRAIALDIELFDKEGNIINVDEDHNKEETITEFSLGSMEEKEQSSEK